One Triticum dicoccoides isolate Atlit2015 ecotype Zavitan chromosome 4B, WEW_v2.0, whole genome shotgun sequence genomic window carries:
- the LOC119294435 gene encoding uncharacterized protein LOC119294435: protein MVSWSDSESTKGSAAQYISSDDSPLKIPATIDDPSFEGLADDLNVFCEHGNPGRKYVAFEGISTGRRFIACATEGVGNCGLVQWVDEHWPEHLQNAIHKLWLMYEHSQHDNKMACLEHSSTETYEKLVEDVNNLLDYKDSQPEVNHKNDVENISVCVESSMTKDAEIKKLKAVVVQLKQIHVAQATVIRNLKFKHLKEKEKLSSDKRMLEICYADLKKEKDDLKKEKDKLDCCIAELMKVKEKLTMEKSTLASCIVELKTVGDSNKRKLHQIKSICDED, encoded by the exons atggtgtCCTGGAGCGATAGTGAGAGCACTAAGGGCTCCGCCGCGCAGTACATCTCCTCCGATGACTCCCCTCTCAAG ATCCCAGCTACAATTGATGATCCGTCATTCGAGGGTCTTGCTGATGACTTGAATGTGTTTTGTGAGCATGGGAATCCAGGGAGGAAATATGTTGCATTTGAGGGGATAAGCACTGGTAGGAGGTTCATTGCATGTGCCACTGAA GGTGTTGGAAATTGTGGATTAGTGCAGTGGGTAGATGAGCATTGGCCAGAGCATCTGCAGAATGCTATTCATAAGCTGTGGCTTATGTATGAGCATAGCCAGCATGATAACAAGATGGCATGCCTGGAGCATTCAAGCACT GAGACATATGAGAAGCTTGTTGAAGATGTGAACAACCTATTGGATTATAAGGATAGCCAGCCTGAGGTAAACCATAAGAATGATGTTGAGAACATTTCAGTGTGTGTGGAAAGCAGCATGACAAAGGATGCTGAGATCAAGAAATTGAAGGCTGTTGTTGTCCAGTTAAAGCAAATTCATGTAGCTCAAGCCACTGTCATTAGGAATTTGAAGTTCAAGCATCTTAAAGAGAAGGAAAAGTTGAGCTCTGATAAGAGGATGTTGGAGATTTGCTATGCTGacctgaagaaagagaaggatgacctgaagaaagagaaggataaGCTGGATTGTTGCATTGCTGAGCTGATGAAAGTGAAGGAGAAGTTGACCATGGAGAAGAGCACTCTTGCTTCctgcattgttgagctgaagacAGTAGGTGATAGCAACAAGAGGAAGCTTCACCAGATCAAGTCTATTTGTGATGAGGACTAA